The Bacillus sp. FJAT-27916 genomic interval TCCGTTGTCAAATTATCCGAAAAAATTGCCCAAATTACACCGGGAAATCTGGATACGGTCTTTTTCTCTAATTCCGGCGGTGAAGCGATTGACGGTGCTTTGAAAATGGCGCGGGCAGTGACTGGAAGGCCGGGGATTATCGCCTTTGACGGCTCCTTCCACGGACGGACACTTGGCGCAACATCTGTCACTGGCTCGAGCAGTAAATACCGCACCTCCTATGAACCGCTGCTTGGTGAGGTCTATCATGTCACCTATCCATATCCAGGGCTTATTAAGGAGAATCCGCCAAAAGACATGGCAAGCTATAGTCTTGCTCAGCTCCAATCCTTATTTGAATTGCGGATTTCACCAGAACGTGTAGCCGCAATCTTGATTGAACCCGTCATGGGTGAGGGCGGTTATTATCCTGCACCGAATTCATTCTTGCAGGGCTTGCGAAGGATTGCTGACCAGCACGGGATTCTACTCATTTTCGATGAGGTGCAAACAGGCTTTGGCCGGACAGGGAAAATGTTTGCGGCTGAGCATTCGGGTGTTGTTCCTGATATTCTTGTCCTTGCGAAAGCCTTATCAGGCGGGATGCCGCTTGGGGCTATAGTGGCAAGCCGCGAGCTTCATGAGAAATGGCCGACAGGGGCACATGGTTCCACATTTGGCGGCAACCCAGTTTCTTGTGCCGCAGCCCTTGCCAGTATTGATGTGATTGAAACGGAGAATCTTGTTGAACGAAGTGAAAGGCTCGGGAAGAAAATCGTCAGCCGCCTGAAGGCTAATTTGCAAAAGTACAGGGATATTAAGGAAATCAGGGGTGTGGGAATGATGATTGGTATTGAGTTCCAGCCGTCGATAGCATCAAGGATTGTACCGGCAATCAAAGCAAAATGTTTGGAAAGACATTTGTTGATCATGAATTGCGGGGTACATGGCCAGACGATTCGCTTAATGCTCCCGCTGAATATTAATAAAGAGGATATGGATGAGGGCTTATCAATTCTTGAAAGTGCCATTGGAGAGCTCGTTTGAAGGGGTGAGGAAGTGAGTGCAATCATTCAAAAGCTGTATATGAACGGACGTTGGGAGAGTAAGTTTGGTCAACAGCTTTCAGAAAGCATTAATCCTGCCAATAAAGAGGTAGTTGGATATTATACGATGGCAGAGGGTGACCAGGTTCATCAAGCAGCAGAGTCTGCCTATCTAGCTTATCATGAGTGGAAGCGAACACCTGCACCTGTAAGGGCTGCCTATCTTTATAAAGCAGCAGAGATTTGTGCAGGCAGAAAAGAAGAACTGGCGAAGATGATGACGAAAGAAATGGGCAAGGTTCTGGCAGAGACCTTAGGAGAGGTCAATGTCGTGATCGAGACATGCAAATATATGGCCGCAGAGGGCAGGCGTCTATTCGGCCAAACCGTCCCTTCCGGCATGCCAAATTGTGATATTACGATGGTAAGGGAGCCTCTTGGCGTGGTGGCTTGTATTACACCATGGAATTTCCCTGTCGCATTGGCATCCTATAAGATTTGTGCCGCACTCATAAGCGGCAATACGGTTGTATGGAAGCCTGCCTCTGAAACTGCTCTCTCAGCTGGCGTTTTGATGGAAATATTCCATCAGGCAGGCTTTCCAGATGGGGTTGTCAATTTGATTACCGGTTCTGGAGGAAAGGTTGGCAGACAATTGGCCAGTCATCCTTATGTGGCTGCCGTCTCTTTCACTGGGTCAACCGAAGTCGGCCAGGAGCTGGCGGTCGAGGCAGCTAAACATATGAAAAAGATCTCGCTCGAGCTTGGCGGAAAAAATGCCGCCATTGTCCTTAAGGATGCGGACTTAGAGAAAGCAGCTGCCTGTATTGTGCGAGCTGCGTTCTCGACAACAGGACAGAAATGCACGGCAACAAGCCGAGTCATTGTTGAAAAAGATGTTAAGGCTGCCCTGTTAGATTTAATTGTCCAAAAAACGAAAAGCCTGAAAATTGGGGACGGGATGAAATCAGAGATTGATATTGGACCATTAGTGAATGAGCAACAGTTGGATATCGTTCATTCGTTTGTTGAAGAAGCATTAGCGGATGGGGCGAGACTCGAATGCGGTGGCAGACAAATTCCAAATCATAATGGGTATTTCTATGAACCTACAATCTTGAGCGGCGTATTGCCAGAACATAGAATTGCGAATGAAGAGATATTTGGCCCGGTATTGGCGGTCATTGAGGCGAAAGATTACGAGGATGCGATCCAAATCAATAATCAAACCGTTTACGGGTTATCGACCTCCTTATTTACAGAAAGCCTTTCTTATGCAAAGCGCGGGGCTAGGGAAATTGAAAGCGGCTTAGTTTATATCAATAATGGTACAGCAAATGCGGAAATCGGCGTAGCCTTTGGCGGATTGAAGCAATCTGGCAATGGTGCACGGGAAGTATCGCATCATGCTCTTGATAGTATGACAGAGTGGAAATCTATCTATGTATCTTATGAATGAAAGGGGGCTTCTTGATGAGGAAATGGAGAATTGGCATTGCCTTTTTTTATCATGAGTCCCATAGCTTCACGAAGGAAAAAACTACTATGGAGGACTTTAGACGCGAGGGATTTTTCACCGGCGAGGATATTCTTCATGCTTATACCGGAACGAAGACTGAGGTGGGCGGTTTCATTGATGTGTTACAGGAGGATGACCGATTTATGCTCGTTCCCCTGCAATGTACTGCCGCTGTCCCATCTGGCGTGGTGACGAATGAAACCTATCAGCAAATCAAAGAGGGTTTGCTTGAGGAAATCAAGAAGGCAGGAGAGCTGGATGGAATCTTGCTTGCTCTGCATGGCGCAATGGTCGTTGAGGGGGTTAATAATGCTGAACTGAGCTTGCTTGAGGAAGTCAGGATGGAGGCAGGCTGGGAAATGCCGATTGCTACAACCCTTGATATGCATGCGAATATCAGCCCAATGATGACCAATTGGACTCCTTACCATTTCGGTTTTAAAACCTATCCGCATATCGATATGTATGAACAGGGGAGAAATGCGGCCATGTCCCTGATCCGCCACTTGGCAGAGAGGAAACGGTATGAAGCGGCATGTGTAAAGCTCCCCATGCTTTTGCCTTCTATCAATATGAGGACAGACGAAGGACCGATGCAGCGAATGATGACCATTGCAAGGCAGTATGAAAAAGAGCCGGATATCCTGGCTGTGTCTGTGTTTGGCGGATTTCCATATGGGGATGTCGCAGATGCGGGAGCATCCGTCTTGGTCATCGCCAAAGAGAGGGAACGAGCATGGGCTGTGGCAAAAAGCATAAGTGACTATTATTGGGATATTCGGTATGAGTTTTTAGTCCATCTTCCTTCTATTAAAGAAGCTATCCATAGGGCACTTGCCCTTGATGAAGATAAGCCAATTGTACTTGCAGATATAGCGGATAATCCATTAAGCTGTGGTAGTGGGGATACTACTCTATTGATTGAAGCTTTCCTGAAGGAGAACCCCGGTAAAGCGCTTATTGGGCCAATCGCAGATAGCGGAACGTTGGAACAATGTCTTATAGCAGGCACGGGAAGCCATTTAAATCTATCAATCGGTGGTAAGACATACCCGGAATACGGGAGCCCGATTAAGGTTTCAGCAGAGGTCATAGCAGTCTCGAACGGTATATTTTATAATAGCGGTCCATTTAATCATGGGTTGAAGGTGGATGCTCAAGGGGCGGCTTTCATCCGTTCGGGGGAGATTGATTATCTCATCATTGGTCGTCCATTGTCAGCTAATGATCCTGAGTTGTTTCGGCATATTGGAATTGAGCCGATGGATTACCGGTATTTAGTCCTTAAGGCCAAAAATCATTTCCGTGCAGCCTTTGACCCACTCATTAGTCAGGTCATTTATGTGGATGCGCCAGGGGTGGCGACCAATCAAATTAATCATTTGCCTTTTAAGAGGATACCAAAAGGCGTGTGGCCAATGAAGTGTTGATATTTTTAATAGAAAAGAGGGAGCCGGATGGCTTTTGAACAGTCCGAATATTATATAGAGATCCCGCGTCATTTGACGCCGGAGCAGCAGCAAATGATGATTGAGTTAGAAAAGGATGCCTTTCCGGGGCTAGGTGCGGTGGATGAACAGACATTGGTTCCTATCGCAAGATATGGCAAGCTGATTTTATACCGGAAGAGCGGGGATGACCGTCCGGTAGCGGTATGTGAATGCCTCCGTGATTTTGAAAATCCAGAGAAAGCCTATATTTTCGGGTATTATGTTCGTTCTGACCAGAACGGAAAGGGTCTCGGTACGGTTTTTCTTGAAGAGGTGCTGAAGGAGCTTCGAAATGACGGATTCAAGAAGGTGACTCTCACGGTGAGTGAAACGAATACGGCAGCCGTTAAACTGTATCAAAAATGCGGGTTTGTCCAGGTAGAATACCGGCATCATGAATTCGGAGAAGGAGAACACCGCCTTTATATGGAGAAAGATCTTTGATTGCTTAAAACCATCCTGTAACAGGGATGGTTTTTTTCTATCTGTCCCAGCAATAGATACTATTTCCATTGTATCGTTAAGGTTTGATTTTATACGCTTAAATGGGAGGAGGTGGCCAATGAAGAAGGAACAAACATCATACATAAAGGACATTTTTATGGCCGCATTGGCAATTATTTCGCTGTTTTTGCTGTTAGATACCCATCATATTTACAGTTGGCTAAGACGGTTCATTTGGCTGATCTTCGTTATCCTCATTTCGTTTGAATTTTTTAAATCGAAAAACAAATGGGATTATGTGAAAAGGCATCCGTTTGAACTCATTGCTCTAATCCCTGTCAGCGGCGTTTTCCAAGGGGTTATGATTGTCAGATTATTACGCCTTGTCGTTCTATGGAAAATTCTCCGGACCCATTTCCCAGAGTTAATGGCGATTTTGACGATGAATGGATTAAGCAAGATGCTGAAGATCACCGGAGGCATGATTTTGATTTCTGCTATTCCAATCACCTATTTGGAGGAGGGGATCACAAGCTTTGCAGAAGGGATTTGGTGGGCGATTGTGACAACGACCACTGTCGGATACGGCGATATTGCCCCTGTAACGATTGGAGGCCGGGTGGTTGCCGTACTTCTTATGTTCTTTGGAATCGGCTGTATTGGTACGATTACTGGGACAGTAGCGACATATCTGGTTAGAAGCGGGGACAAGAATCCTCATAAGGAATTTATAAAGAATCAAATTGATCGGATTGAAACAATATCTGATAAAGATTTTGACATATTACTGCAGATGATTGGGCAGATTAGAAATGATAAAGTCAACCATTAATTATATCCGAATAATTATTTCGTTATCAATCAACTATCGTAATTGAGGATAATGATAGGTTTTTTAATAATTATTCTAGAAAAACGATTGACAAACTCTTTGATAATAATTATTATAAAATAGTATTAAGTAACACGTAAGAATCATTCAACAGATTCATCAGGAGGAATTACGATATGTCATTAATCAACAAGAAATTAGAAGATTTTACCGTGCAAGCTTACCATGATGGTGATTTTAAAGAGGTTACTTTGGAAGATGTAAAAGGCAAATGGTCTATCTTCTTCTTCTATCCAGCAGATTTCACTTTTGTCTGCCCGACTGAACTAGCTGACCTTCAAGATAATTATGCGAAACTTCAAGAAATCAATTGTGAAGTATACTCTGTGTCAACTGATTCTCACTTCGTACATAAGGCGTGGGCGGATGCGACAGACACAATTGGCAAAATCAAGTACCCGATGCTCGCTGACCCAGCGCATGTACTATCACGTCAATTTGAGGTGTTAATTGAAGAAGCAGGACAAGCACTCCGCGGTACATTCATCGTGAACCCTGAAGGCGAAATTAAGGCATATGAAATTCATGACCTTGGAATCGGCCGAACAGCTGAAGAAACTGTGCGTAAAGTACAGGCTGCTCAATTCGTGGCAGAGCACGGGGATAAAGTATGCCCGGCAAAATGGACACCAGGTGAAGAAACATTAGAACCAAGCTTGGACCTAATCGGAAAAATCTAATTAGATAAATGAGAGAAATGAAAGAGGCGCTCAGGAACTATTGGTGCCTCTTTTCAATACAAAGAGTAGGGTGAGAATGAATGACAAAGAAAATATATGATTTAATCATCATCGGTGGAGGACCGGCGGGATTGTCAGCTGGTGTATATGCTGGCCGCGGGAAGTTAAAAACCTTAATCCTCGAAAAAGGCAATACAGGCGGACAAGCTGCAACGACGAATGAAATCGTTAACTATCCAGGCATTCGCAAAACAACAGGACCAGCCTTAACAGAGGAAATGAAGCTTCAATGTGAGGATTTTGGTGCTGAGTTTGTTAAAACAGACGTCATCGGCGTTGATTTTGATGGTGATGTCAAAAAAGTAAAAACAGTGAATGGTGAATTTGAAGCACGTGCGGTTATCATTGCTACAGGCGCAGGCCCTCGTAAACTTGGTTTCCCTGGTGAAGCTGAATTTACCGGACGCGGTGTTGCGTATTGCTCCACTTGTGACGGAGAATTCTTCGAAGGCTTAGAAGTATTCGTAATCGGAGCGGGCTTCGCTGCAGCGGAAGAAGCAATCTACTTGACACGTTTTGCAAGCAAAGTAACTGTAATTGCGCGTGAACCTGAATTTACATGTGCACCATCCATTGCTGATAAAGTGCTTGCCCATGACCAAATTGAAGTGAAATTCAATACGGAGCTTCTTGAGGTCTCAGGTGAGGGCATGATTCAGCGTGCTCGTTTCATTAATAATGTAACGAAAGAGGAATGGGAATACGAGGCAAATGAGAAAGACGGCACATTCGGCGTTTTCGTATTTGTCGGCTATGCCCCTAAGACAGAGCTTTTTAAAGGTATTATCGAGATGGACCGTCACGGTTATATTGTGACAGACGAGGAAATGCGTACAAATGTAAAGGGTGTTTATGCGGTTGGCGATCTTCGTCCAAAATCCTTACGCCAAGTCATTACAGCGGTAGCTGATGGAGCCATTGCTGGTACAGATGTTCAAAAATATGTGGCTGAAGAGAAGGAACGCTTAGGAATTGCTGACGAACCAGAGGATGAAAAACCAGCCAAGAAAGAGGAAACAAAAGAAGCTTCCTCAACTGGGTCAAAAACATCTCTTCTGAATGATGCGATTCGCGGCCAATTGAAAGGTATTTTTGAACGGATGGAAAAGGATATTACTCTCGTATCCATCGTGGATGAAAGTATGCCAAAATCCGTTGAACTGCGTGATTTTCTCTCGGAAATCGCTGAGCTAGGCGATAAAGTACACTTAGAGCTTCATAAAAGAGGCGAAAACACGAAAGTGGAAGAAATGATTCATGCGGATAAATATCCAGTAGTCGCTTTATTGAACCATGCAGGTGAATATAGCGGTGTGAAATTCCACGGTGTTCCTGGTGGTCATGAGCTAAATTCCTTTATCTTGGCGATTTATAACCTAGCGGGACCAGGTCAAGCGCTAGATGCGGAAATTGCTGAATCCATTAAGGCCATTGATAAAGACGTTAACATTAAAGTCATGGTCTCTCTTGCCTGTCATTATTGTCCAGATGTTGTAGTCGGTGCACAAAGAATCGCGATTTTGAACAAGCGGGTTGAAGCGGAAATGGTTGATATCAGCCAGTTCCCTGAATTGAAAACGAAATACAAAGTCATGAGCGTTCCAGCCATGATTATCAATGATCAGGAAGTGGTTTTCGGAGCGAAGAAAATCAATGAGATCATTAAAGCCGTTCAATAATAGAATGCAAAGACCCAGCTGTCAGATGATAGCTGGGTCTTTCTGTTTAATCGTCTTAATGAGAAGAACGATGGATAGAAGGATGGCTGCTGCAAAAAGGATATAGGCGGTTTTTGTGTAAAGACTCATATAAAGGCAGCAAGCTGCCAGCTGCAATATAGCAAGGAGTAAACCGCTGTATGTGTACGGGTTCGGACGCTTTCTAATGGCGATAAAGAGCTGAAGACTAATGATATTGCATAGGAGTATAAAGCTTCCGGCCCGCACAATATCCCAATTCGAGATCACCGTACCTGGACTAAAAGCAAAAAGAAAATAGATTCCAATCGGTGCTGCTAGGAGATTAACCAGAACGACTATAAGCGACCAGAGGATTTTTCGCCAAATCGGCCGTGAAGTTCTCATATAAACCGCCTCTTTCAAATGAGATACCTTCATTTTCCCTCATTCGCTGCTGTTCCATTCAAACAATGTATAGAAAAATCTCTCGTGCAAAAGATAAAGCAAAGACTATTGGCTTAGCTTCGGAGGGATTAGATATGACGAAAACCTATGAGTTTTATCTCGATGGTGAGTGGAGAAGGAGTAAATCTAACGAGACAATCAGTATCATATCACCATATATGCAAAAGGAAGTCGGAAAGGTGCAAGCCATGCTTCAGGATGAAATTGAAGAATCCATCCAGAATGCAAAGCAGTCACAAAAAGACTGGGCTGGTACCCCAATCCTTGACAGGGCCAAATGCCTGCTAAGCTGGATTGATGAATTATTGAAAATAAAAAAAGAATTAGCGGAAACCGTGATGAAGGAAGTCGGAAAATCCTATAATGATGCCATAAAAGAAGTGGAGAGAACGGCAGATTTTATCCGTTATACTATTGAAGAGGCCACACATATGCATGGAGAAAGTATGCTTGGTGAAAACTTCCCGGGAGGAACGCGTTCTAAGGTCGCCATCATTCATCGGGTTCCGCTTGGCGTTGTCCTTGCTATATCTCCATTTAATTATCCTGTCAACCTAGCAGCAGCTAAAATAGCCCCTGCTTTGATCAGTGGAAATGCTGTCGTTTTCAAGCCGGCTACACAAGGAGCGATGAGCGGAACCCTCATGGTTGAAGCGCTGGATAAGGCTGGACTTCCAAAAGGAGTTTTAAATTTAGTAACAGGAAGAGGAGCGGTCATCGGTGATTATTTAGTTGAACATCCTGATATTAATATGATTTCTTTCACTGGCGGAACGCAAAACGGTATTCATATTGCCCAGAAGGCCAAAATGGTTCCGCTCGTTATGGAGCTAGGAGGGAAAGATCCAGCCATTGTCCGGAGGGATGCCAATCTTCCCTATGCTGTTAAGCAAATCATCGCTGGAGCCTATTCCTATTCAGGGCAGCGTTGTACGGCTATTAAAAGAGTTCTTGTGCATGAGGAAATTGGAGATGAATTTGTCCGCCTGTTAAAAGAAGAGGTTGAAGGATTATCTGTCGGTTCCCCAAAGGACAATCATACGATTGTTCCCCTTATTGACGACTCATCAGCAGATTTTGTTCAATCATTGATTGATGATGCCGTGCTTAATGGAGCCGTTACGGTTACGGGAAATAAGCGTGTCGGAAATTTGATTTATCCGACATTGCTTGATCATGTAACAGAGAAAATGAGGGTAGCTTGGGAGGAACCGTTTGGACCCGTCCTGCCCGTGATTCGTATTCATTCAGATGAAGAGGCGGTAAAACTGTCCAATCAATCTGAATTCGGGCTGCAGGCGAGTATTTTTACAGCTGATTTAAATGCGGGTTTTAAGATTGCTGAGAAGCTGGAAACCGGAACCGTACAAATCAATGGTCGCACTGAGCGGGGACCCGATCATTTTCCGTTTATCGGAGTGAAGGGTTCAGGTACTGGGACGCAGGGGATTCGCTCAAGCATTGAATCGATGACACGCGAGAAAGTGACTGTGTTAAATCTCTTAGATTGACTATAGCAGTATGTGAGCAGCTATCTGGTTTTTAGATAGCTGTTTTTGTTGGTTACACAATCATTCACCAAAAAAACACTGGAAAAGTGCTTTTGAGGGGATTTATTCATAAGGATGGCTGATGTGAGCGTCATTCATGACCTTGAGGATAGTACTAGCCATATGCAGATAAAAGTATTGGAGCAGATGATTGGAAGGGTGTAGTTTTGAGAAGCGTTTTGGATTTCTAATGATTGCATCGATTAAGAGAGATACGTGATGCTTGCCAAATCATAGATCGTGACCTCTTCATAATATCCCTTGTGATCCGAATGGGAAATAACGATTCCCTTGTACCCTTTACTCATCAAGAGTTCCTGCAGGACATTGCCAATTCGGTATTCTAAATCTCGGATATACTTCTTCATAAAAACTCGATTTTTATTATCCAAGTTATGAATCTTCTCGTATAAAGCATCATACATATATTCTTTAATGGTTTTGTGAGGAAAAATAAGATCCTCTGCCATGGAGTTGTATAGCTTTTGATATTCATCATTCGTTACATGAAAAAACTCATCTGTATTGACCTTAAATGTGACGATGCTCCCTCCAAATTTCTTTGCGAGCGTCTTTCTTGTTGTCGCATATATGGCATCACCGTTTTGTTTTCCAAAATGAAAATTCGTGTTCAGATTAAGACCATTATCCAGAATGCTTTCATGGCTATGCTTGGTCGTTCCATGATAGGCAATAATATTGCGTCACCTCCGATAATGTTTTTAGCATTTCTATCATATGCTTATTATACCATATTTTCCTTTTTCGTGTTTTTGGACAAAGAGAAACAAGGGGGGACGGGATGATTGAACCATTGGAGTGCTTAAGCTGTCATGAAGTTTATGAGCTGGATGAATTCTCAAGTCTTTGTCAATGCGGTGGACTTCTACACATACCTGCAAGTGGAGAGAAGATGGATGCAGCCGGTATTGATTTTGAAGCCGCCAGTCTATGGAGGTACAAGAATCACTTCTTTCCAAAGGGCAATGAGGATTGGAAAGAAATAACCATGGGGGAAGGGTTTACGCCATTGATTCCTCTTGACGCTGATAATCCGTCCATCATGCTGAAACTAGAATATTTTGCTCCCTTTTCAGGCGTTTATGACAGGGGCTTTGCCGCTATGGCGGCTATGCTGAAGGATAGAGATATGATAGAAAAAGAAGTCTCTCCTATGCCACATAAGGAGCGTTTGGCATGGAGGGCTTATACGCATAGAGCTCGGATAAAAGAAGCTGTAACCGACGGCGGGAAATTGGAGGATTCCTATTATTATCATCCTTTTTTCCTCGCGGGTATTCAAACATTTGCTTATGAAATAGGTGAACAGCTTACAGGAAAGAAACTCGAATATATTGTATTCCCGGCTGTTGCCCCGGCATTTATTATAGGAGCGTTCCTAGGGTTTAAGCAGTTGATGGAATCGGAAGAAATTGAAGAGTATCCTGCCTTTCTTCTTGTTGAGCGGGACTGTGTTAAGAACGAGAATGATTCGACATTTGCGAATGAGTATATAGAGAAGATTCTTGCAATCACAAAAGGAAAAAGAATGACGGTGGCACAGAGTGAAATCAGCCAAGCCTTAAGAGCGCTTGAAGCACGCTTTATTAAAAGCACAGAGGATGATGCTCTCATCTATGCAGGTTTCATGCGGTATTATCGTGATTTCTTAATCAAGGACCAGCTGGCTATTTTGCCCATCGGTTATATGAATGGAGGAAGATAAGGCCATTATGGATGTGATACATAAATATATTCTTGTAAAGAAAGCAGAATTGGAAAGACTGCAGGATGAGGATGGGAAGTGGACGTTCCCGTTTCAAGGTCCGATTTTAAACGATTGTTTCATGATTGCGATTATCCGTACATTAGGATTAAATGAGCCTGATTTAATGGCAGGGCTGGTGAATAAGCTGTTGCGATCGCAGCAGGATAACGGCTCGTGGAAGCTTTATCCTGATGAGTTGGACGGAAATGTATCAGCGACTGTGCTGGCTTATGCATCCCTGCTAATTTCAGGTGAATTTAACTCGGATGATGAGGAGATGAAAAGGGCGGAGCATTTCATGGATCGGCATGGCGGTCCAAAGAAGGCTCACTTTATGATTAAACTCTTTCTTGCGATGAATGGGATGTATTCATATCCCTCCTATTTCAATTTTCCGACAGCCTATTTTCTGTTGCCCTCGTATTTCCCATTCAGTATGTATCATTGCAGCAATTATGCGAGAGTTCACCTGACCCCGATGATCCTCTGTATGAATAAACGTTTTTCCATTCACCACAACGTTGAACAACATTATTTTGAGGATAAGAAGGGCGGCTGGTTCAGGGAGGAACGTGGGTTAGCAGATACCTTAGTACAATCAATCAAATCACTTCACCTAAATCCGCTGTATTACCGTAAAATAGGCTATCAAGAAGCAGAAAAGCTGATGATTGACCGGATTGAGGAGAATGGGACTTTATACAGCTATGCCTCATCAACCTTTTATATGATTTACGGTTTGATGGCAATGGGCTATCCAAAGGACAGCCCTATTCTGCAAAGGGCCGTTGAAGGGTTGAAGAGCTATGCCATTCAAACTGCAGAAGGGCTGCATATTCAAAATTCACCTTCAGAGATATGGGATACCGCTCTCCTTTCCTATTCATTGCAAACGGCTGGTGTGGATATCTCTCATCCAATGGTCAAGAAGGCTAATGAGTATTTATTGCGAAAGCAGCACATAAAGAGGGGGGATTGGTCTATTCATGCACCGAGTGCTTCTCCGGGCGGTTGGGGTTTTTCAGACAGCAATCAT includes:
- a CDS encoding GNAT family N-acetyltransferase; this encodes MAFEQSEYYIEIPRHLTPEQQQMMIELEKDAFPGLGAVDEQTLVPIARYGKLILYRKSGDDRPVAVCECLRDFENPEKAYIFGYYVRSDQNGKGLGTVFLEEVLKELRNDGFKKVTLTVSETNTAAVKLYQKCGFVQVEYRHHEFGEGEHRLYMEKDL
- a CDS encoding FAD-dependent oxidoreductase; the encoded protein is MTKKIYDLIIIGGGPAGLSAGVYAGRGKLKTLILEKGNTGGQAATTNEIVNYPGIRKTTGPALTEEMKLQCEDFGAEFVKTDVIGVDFDGDVKKVKTVNGEFEARAVIIATGAGPRKLGFPGEAEFTGRGVAYCSTCDGEFFEGLEVFVIGAGFAAAEEAIYLTRFASKVTVIAREPEFTCAPSIADKVLAHDQIEVKFNTELLEVSGEGMIQRARFINNVTKEEWEYEANEKDGTFGVFVFVGYAPKTELFKGIIEMDRHGYIVTDEEMRTNVKGVYAVGDLRPKSLRQVITAVADGAIAGTDVQKYVAEEKERLGIADEPEDEKPAKKEETKEASSTGSKTSLLNDAIRGQLKGIFERMEKDITLVSIVDESMPKSVELRDFLSEIAELGDKVHLELHKRGENTKVEEMIHADKYPVVALLNHAGEYSGVKFHGVPGGHELNSFILAIYNLAGPGQALDAEIAESIKAIDKDVNIKVMVSLACHYCPDVVVGAQRIAILNKRVEAEMVDISQFPELKTKYKVMSVPAMIINDQEVVFGAKKINEIIKAVQ
- a CDS encoding aspartate aminotransferase family protein, with the protein product MKHAETEYLRGLARKHISPVSTRVTDLVIKRAKGVRFWTADGSEYIDFVSGVASNGLGHAHDSMVKAIQQQAENLIHFGLNYGYYESVVKLSEKIAQITPGNLDTVFFSNSGGEAIDGALKMARAVTGRPGIIAFDGSFHGRTLGATSVTGSSSKYRTSYEPLLGEVYHVTYPYPGLIKENPPKDMASYSLAQLQSLFELRISPERVAAILIEPVMGEGGYYPAPNSFLQGLRRIADQHGILLIFDEVQTGFGRTGKMFAAEHSGVVPDILVLAKALSGGMPLGAIVASRELHEKWPTGAHGSTFGGNPVSCAAALASIDVIETENLVERSERLGKKIVSRLKANLQKYRDIKEIRGVGMMIGIEFQPSIASRIVPAIKAKCLERHLLIMNCGVHGQTIRLMLPLNINKEDMDEGLSILESAIGELV
- the ahpC gene encoding alkyl hydroperoxide reductase subunit C, encoding MSLINKKLEDFTVQAYHDGDFKEVTLEDVKGKWSIFFFYPADFTFVCPTELADLQDNYAKLQEINCEVYSVSTDSHFVHKAWADATDTIGKIKYPMLADPAHVLSRQFEVLIEEAGQALRGTFIVNPEGEIKAYEIHDLGIGRTAEETVRKVQAAQFVAEHGDKVCPAKWTPGEETLEPSLDLIGKI
- a CDS encoding potassium channel family protein: MKKEQTSYIKDIFMAALAIISLFLLLDTHHIYSWLRRFIWLIFVILISFEFFKSKNKWDYVKRHPFELIALIPVSGVFQGVMIVRLLRLVVLWKILRTHFPELMAILTMNGLSKMLKITGGMILISAIPITYLEEGITSFAEGIWWAIVTTTTVGYGDIAPVTIGGRVVAVLLMFFGIGCIGTITGTVATYLVRSGDKNPHKEFIKNQIDRIETISDKDFDILLQMIGQIRNDKVNH
- a CDS encoding M81 family metallopeptidase, which translates into the protein MRKWRIGIAFFYHESHSFTKEKTTMEDFRREGFFTGEDILHAYTGTKTEVGGFIDVLQEDDRFMLVPLQCTAAVPSGVVTNETYQQIKEGLLEEIKKAGELDGILLALHGAMVVEGVNNAELSLLEEVRMEAGWEMPIATTLDMHANISPMMTNWTPYHFGFKTYPHIDMYEQGRNAAMSLIRHLAERKRYEAACVKLPMLLPSINMRTDEGPMQRMMTIARQYEKEPDILAVSVFGGFPYGDVADAGASVLVIAKERERAWAVAKSISDYYWDIRYEFLVHLPSIKEAIHRALALDEDKPIVLADIADNPLSCGSGDTTLLIEAFLKENPGKALIGPIADSGTLEQCLIAGTGSHLNLSIGGKTYPEYGSPIKVSAEVIAVSNGIFYNSGPFNHGLKVDAQGAAFIRSGEIDYLIIGRPLSANDPELFRHIGIEPMDYRYLVLKAKNHFRAAFDPLISQVIYVDAPGVATNQINHLPFKRIPKGVWPMKC
- a CDS encoding aldehyde dehydrogenase family protein, which encodes MSAIIQKLYMNGRWESKFGQQLSESINPANKEVVGYYTMAEGDQVHQAAESAYLAYHEWKRTPAPVRAAYLYKAAEICAGRKEELAKMMTKEMGKVLAETLGEVNVVIETCKYMAAEGRRLFGQTVPSGMPNCDITMVREPLGVVACITPWNFPVALASYKICAALISGNTVVWKPASETALSAGVLMEIFHQAGFPDGVVNLITGSGGKVGRQLASHPYVAAVSFTGSTEVGQELAVEAAKHMKKISLELGGKNAAIVLKDADLEKAAACIVRAAFSTTGQKCTATSRVIVEKDVKAALLDLIVQKTKSLKIGDGMKSEIDIGPLVNEQQLDIVHSFVEEALADGARLECGGRQIPNHNGYFYEPTILSGVLPEHRIANEEIFGPVLAVIEAKDYEDAIQINNQTVYGLSTSLFTESLSYAKRGAREIESGLVYINNGTANAEIGVAFGGLKQSGNGAREVSHHALDSMTEWKSIYVSYE